From the genome of Gimesia sp., one region includes:
- a CDS encoding H-X9-DG-CTERM domain-containing protein has product MHERGVNVGYCDGHIQSLSADIDGKVYAALTSPQGQDLNGTPLEQ; this is encoded by the coding sequence CTGCACGAAAGAGGCGTTAACGTTGGATACTGTGATGGACACATTCAGTCTCTATCAGCAGACATTGACGGAAAAGTATATGCTGCTCTCACCAGTCCCCAAGGGCAGGACTTAAATGGTACGCCACTTGAACAATAG
- a CDS encoding DUF4339 domain-containing protein, producing MATEWFYKQFDEELGPYLFRDLVEMVREEHLLPETMVRPSYMDEWQRADSVVGLFYMARKEPETLPPVSSEEMDLDNEYADENDLEVFLAYSDETKSTASALPEQKSERPGWLKRLLSLRDSKIPPVPLDPQREIHVNLHAPVDGNAESATGLEQLEVALSDSDNLNDDVEIGAYSEETWSSTVNAAVERVDARAPKQEQTSHPRQILPTFSFSFREHPAFRKLLLGCVLILCASLGIYGFVDWMGQGKLYFPLIGYTSPLLFLAYAGCSLLTVLMLGPLLVYIAAPYLRLGYRVGAALVTANITVLFLLNWSEKQNMIFPSSKPTEAKLIFPLLGECSPFAYWMYFVDSVVIVAVVAYFAAWWLEAQADEI from the coding sequence ATGGCGACCGAATGGTTCTACAAACAATTTGACGAAGAGCTGGGACCATATCTCTTTCGCGACTTGGTGGAGATGGTCCGTGAAGAGCATCTTCTGCCTGAGACCATGGTACGTCCCAGCTATATGGATGAGTGGCAACGGGCAGATTCTGTTGTGGGCCTGTTTTATATGGCGCGGAAAGAACCGGAGACCCTGCCTCCCGTTTCCTCTGAAGAAATGGACCTTGATAATGAATATGCTGATGAAAATGATCTAGAGGTATTTCTGGCATATTCAGATGAAACTAAGTCGACTGCTTCTGCACTTCCGGAACAAAAATCTGAACGCCCAGGCTGGCTGAAACGGCTGCTGTCATTGAGAGACAGCAAGATCCCTCCGGTTCCTCTCGACCCCCAACGTGAGATTCATGTCAATCTTCACGCGCCTGTTGACGGCAACGCGGAATCAGCGACCGGTTTGGAACAGCTTGAGGTCGCGCTCAGCGATTCAGACAATCTAAACGATGATGTTGAAATCGGTGCTTATTCCGAAGAGACCTGGTCATCGACGGTGAATGCAGCTGTCGAACGCGTCGATGCCCGAGCACCCAAACAGGAACAGACTTCGCATCCCAGACAAATACTCCCCACATTCAGTTTTTCCTTTCGGGAACATCCTGCTTTTCGCAAGTTGCTGTTGGGGTGCGTTTTAATCCTCTGTGCGAGTCTGGGGATCTATGGATTTGTCGATTGGATGGGGCAGGGGAAACTCTATTTTCCTCTTATCGGATATACCTCGCCCTTGTTGTTTCTGGCATATGCTGGCTGCTCCTTGCTGACGGTTCTTATGCTGGGACCACTGCTGGTCTATATTGCAGCGCCCTATTTGCGCCTCGGATACCGAGTGGGGGCAGCTTTGGTAACAGCGAATATCACGGTTTTATTTTTACTGAACTGGTCAGAGAAACAGAACATGATTTTCCCTTCAAGCAAGCCGACTGAAGCCAAACTGATCTTTCCGCTCCTGGGAGAATGTTCCCCGTTTGCCTACTGGATGTATTTTGTAGATTCCGTAGTCATTGTAGCTGTAGTGGCTTACTTTGCCGCCTGGTGGCTGGAGGCGCAAGCTGATGAAATTTAA